Within Nakaseomyces glabratus chromosome G, complete sequence, the genomic segment AGTACTGGGCATAACTGGGTGCTTGTTTTTTCAAGAGGGAAAcagctgaaaaaaaataaaaaatgaaaaaatatttgaaatttcaaagcgatgagcattTTCCAGTTGGATTTAGGTGCAAGCTAGCTCAAAAATTCCAGTGTGATTGCTTGACCTAAAATGTACTATTTAATTGTAAGTGGAACAATGGTTCTTGATGACTAAATATACTGTGCCAACAAGATATGACTTTATGATCCCAGGACTGacgaaaagaaaaaaaattccgTTGTAATGACTGTTgatttataaaaaaaagagcatTGAATTGTAGCGTTCTTCGATATATAAAAGCGGCTGTCTCTTGTGTTTTGCTAAATATAATCCTCTGAACACTTTACATAACCCACTACCCGTAAATAACAACTACTGAGTAATATACAATCACAAAATGCTAAGAGGAAGTGCTACTAGACTAACAGCTATGCGTGGATTCTCTTCCACCAGACTAGCTCAAAAGGCTTTAACCATTGGTTTGATACCAGGTGATGGTATTGGTAAGGAAGTTATCCCAGCGGGTAAGCAAATACTGGAGAAAGTTGGGCCAAAATTTGACCTAGACTTCAAATTCATCGATCTGCATGCTGGTTGGGAAACCTTCCAAAACACCGGTAAAGCCTTACCAGATGAAACCGTTGAAGTGCTGAGGAGAGATTGCCAAGGTGCTTTGTTTGGTGCTGTTCAATCTCCTACCACCAAGGTAGAAGGCTACTCTTCTCCAATTGTGGCATTGAGAAAGGCTATGGGCTTGTTCGCCAATGTCCGTCCTGTTAAAGCAGTTGAAGGTACCAATGACAGGCCTGTGGATATGGTCATTGTCAGAGAGAACACAGAGGATCTATATATCAAGATTGAAAAGACATACACCGACCCGGCAACTGGCACCAGAGTAGCAGAGGCCACCAAGAGAATATCTGAAGTTGCAACTAGAAGAATTGCTACCATTGCCCTTGATATTGCTCTACAAAGATTACAATCTAGAGGACATGCAACTTTGACCGTTACTCACAAGTCCAATGTCTTGTCCCAAAGTGATGGTTTATTCAGAGAAATCTGTAAGGATGTGTACGAATCCAACAAAGACAAATACGGCAAGATCCAATACAATGAACAAATTGTGGATTCCATGGTTTACAGAATGTTCAGAGAACCAGAATGCTTCGATGTTGTTGTAGCACCAAACTTATACGGTGATATTCTTTCTGATGGTGCCGCTGCTCTGGTTGGTTCATTGGGTGTTGTTCCAAGTGCCAATGTGGGCCCAGAAATCGTCATCGGTGAACCATGCCACGGTTCTGCACCTGATATTGCAGGAAGAGGTATTGCCAACCCAATTGCTACTATCAGATCTACCGCACTAATGCTTGAATTCTTAGGTTACCCAGAAGCCGCACAACCTATTTATAAGGCTGTTGACAGTAATATAAGAGAAAACCAAATCAAGACCCCTGACCTAGGCGGTAAATCCACTACACAACAAGTCGTGGACGACATCTTGTCCAAGATATAATGTGGATTCTCTAATGTATAGAAATTCCACTTCACTTTTTCAGTTCTATTAACAACATAAGTCTATAAATTGCTTTTTATGACGTTTTGTACATTATTTATCATCTAATTATCATTAAGACACTCATGAATACTTAAAAATATCCAAACTTAAGATATTACTCAGTTCTACCAATCTATACCTTGTCCGTATTATTACACAGCGCTAGGAAATCTTCTCTTGAAGTCTTCCTCTAAGTCATCAACGTTTAAGTGCATTAAAACATCAGTTGCATCACTCGTGATGCGGTCATTTTGCTTGGGTTCTAGTCTCAACGCACTCAGAGTGGAaatctttttgtttgagCGCAGTTTTTTGGGCTTGGGTGGAGGTGCAGGCTTAATTTTACCACTTTTTGAAAGCTGATTTTTATCTGATGGTATTCTAATGGTGGGAACATCATTAAAATCTATCAAATCTGCAAGAACGGGTGAATCTGGAGTCACTTTAGGAATATTAGTCCCTGTGGAAGAAAGCTCATCAGTATATTTACCGTAACCTTGTGCAGACTTTTTAACTTCGTTACTACTCATATTATCTAATAAATGCTGCACACGTAGTTGAATAGATTTTCGTTTCTCAGAATTGGGATTCAATGGCAATCTAAAATCAGAACCATCACTTCTTGAGCTAGGACTTCTCTGTACAGCAATATCAAGCTTATCACTATCAAGTTTGGAGCTTTTTAAACTATTGTTATCGCCGGTATGAACGTGCCTTGTCCGGTATTCTGAACTTGTTGGTATATATAAACTGCTGCCTTGGGAGTTAGTCCTAGTTCTGGTGTTAGGTGATGAAGCAAACGTTGAGGTCACTTGTAGTTGctcattcttcttcatcatcccGCTTGGTTTTGgttgatgagaagaatCTTTATTTTGCAATTGATTAGCAGCCGGCACAATCGCTCCTTGAAATACACTCGGTGAATTGCTTATGCTACCAAAATTGAACTCATTATGCCCCCAACTTTTTGATAATGGAGCTCCAATTAACGTACTTGACTTCACGAATGATCTAGATTGTGGAATTGGTTGAGGTTCTGGTGGCTTTGAATTATCCCAGACTTGACTTCCATTACCAATGACATTATTGCTGACCATTACGGTTGGCAGAGTCCTGTTATTATTAACCATTCCATTCCCTGAAAAGGTCGGTCTTTGTGCAATAGGCATAGGTTTTATCATTGGATTACTCAAGTTATCTGCTTGTGCATTCCTTAATTTCTGTAGTTGCAATTGTGGGTAGTCAATTTCAGTTGATAGTTTCACCTTCTCCATTGCCCGCAATAGGTAGAAGTTTCTTATTGGACATGGGACGTTTTGCATTCTTGAGACTTCTTCCAAAACTTGACATACATTAGGCCTATCCGAAGGATGCTCTCTTAACATTGATTTAATTAAGTTTTTCAATCTGTCACTATAATTCGGGAAGGAAGGGAATTGAAATCTAGCATGTAGAATGGCAGGCTCACcaagtttttcaaatggTGTGGTATAATAACAAAGTTTATACAGAAAAACACCCAGTGCCCAAATATCAGCCTTTTCATCGATGGGTAATCCGCGGTACAGATCTAGCATTTCAGGGCATCTGTATTGTGCTGTGGTATTTTTCATGATATCATGCTGTACATATAACAATTCTTGCTGGTTTCTTGGAGGCCTTATTACACCACTGACTGATCCAAAATCACAGACCTTATAGATACCTCCCTTCGACAGTAGAACATTCTCTATCTTAATATCTCTGTGAAGCAGAGGTGGTACCAATGCATGCATTACGGCAATACCTTGTGTGGTTTGACTCATTATATCAAGTATTTCTGGCTCTGTTAACCTATTTTGAAGCCTAGTGTTCATAAAATCAATCAACCCCCCTCCTTCACAGTATTCCATCAGTAGAAACACTTCGTAAGTTCCATCATTTGTCGGCGACCTAGTTGCATGAGAATCAATATATGATACAACATGCTTATTATTGGCAAGAAGTTTCATTGCATCGACCTCAGCCCTCAGAATGTTTAGAGACAATTTATCTGGAACTTTCACCCTTTTTAGACAAGCAACATTGCTACCATTGAAGAGACCCATGGAGAGTATCTCTACCGCATAGATCTGCGCAAACCCACCTGAGGTCAAGTACTTCAAGATCTTGACCGAATGTGTGCCAACCGTCAGTTGGGTTCCCACATTAATCCGATCCAATTCGGGTTGATTCATAACTCAAACTAATTGATAGTCAGTGATTAAATTTCAAGCTTATAACCTCACTAgattttaataatattctttagGGTACACCTAATCTTTGATATAGCCGTAAAAATGTTACTTGTAATAATCGGTTTGGGAAATGGTTCTTATgcttttaatatttatattcgAAACCTAGCACTCCATGTAAGGAGGCTTAACAATCGGAATAGTATTTAAGTTAAAGTATCAACAAACAGAAAGTTTCACAAAGGAGCTTCGCTATTAACATTCAATTGCGTCAATTAAACAATAGCTAAGATATTACTAAAATACCTAAATATGGTGAGCCCTATACTcaatcatttttattaccATTCTTGTAGTGCAAATGACAATTTTCCTTTGTTAGTGATGATTTTCTGCGGGCCTCATCGAGCTGTTCCTTTCTTGGTGATCATAGAAGGCTAGTTGTCAACTACACAACGGGGAAGTAGGCTTACAAAAATCTAAAATGTCGTCATTTTGGTTTTCTGCGTTAGAAATTCTATGATTATGCTATTGTGTTAATATTGCAACTGCAGTTCAGACGTCGATCAATGCGGGGACCAGGCAAGTTTCAATTACGATTGCAGAGtttaatattaaacaaGAGTACCATTGTGATGTAAGTTTATGTAATAATATGAGAATTACAACTTGAGGCAAATACGTAATTTACAAATATGCAGTATAAGCAATCATGCTCAATtcaattacaaatatttattgAGACTTTATCCTAAAGCCCTAATATGCACTAAAAAAGCGAGAGTGCTATAGCATTTACTGTAACATGCACTTGCTAATCTTACTATGctaaaaaatttatttgaACTTGCTTGCTTATGGTGGAGTGTAACAATATTGCACATTCAATTGCGATGAGGATCTCttactttatatttttttgcgCCATAGAATACACCGTAGAAAGGCTTTTTTCCAATGTaaagaatgaaaaatttcgaagctcatcgcatcgaCAATAGTAACAAGGTGAGTCTTTAGATGAATTGCTTTAAAGCCTGGACATCTTTCAGTATGTTCAACTAAATAGTAACGTTCAAGAATTGTATAATTTCAAAGGTTGAACCTCACTGAAAATGGCTAGAAGATTAAAAGGTAAAGGTGGTGCAAAAGGTTTGAAAGCAGCTCTACTAAACCATAAGGCTAATGTTCAACAGAACAAAGttctaaagaagaaaacagaaaacaAGATAAAGCAAAAGACACAACTCAATAAGAATcagaaaaaacaacaacagaatAGTGTAGAAAAGAGTTTCATaccatttgaaaaaaatgaaacgTTAATGCTGGTGGGTGAGGGTGATTTTTCATTTGCTAGATCAATTATTGAAGAATCATATATTTTACCTGAAAATTTAATAGTCACATCATATGACAACTCTTACAATGAATTGAAGCTGAAATACCCACATAgctttgaagaaaacttcaaatttttaGTTGATAATAATGTAAAGATATTATACCAGGTAGATGCCACTAAGTTGATAAAATCGTTAAAGCTTTCAAAGCACACACCTTGGAGTAAGTTGATGGGACCTAGTTGGAAATTCAAGTATTTGCAAAACATAATGTTCAACTTTCCACATACTGGAAAAGGTGTCAAAGATCAAGACAGGAATATTAGAGACCATCAAGAACTTTTGTTTGGATTCTTTGATAGCGCCAAACAATTGTATTCTCTTGTAAATTCgaacaagaagaatttgGAAGTAGGTCAAACAATGGGTTATAATTTATCCAATAACCATGATGCGAAATCAAATATTACTGAGGAGGGTTACGGtagaataatattatctttatttaCTGGTGAGCCATATGATTCTTGGAGTATAAAGATATTGGCAAAAAATAACGGCCTTCAATTAGAAAGGTCAAATAAGTTTCAATGGGAAAACTTCCCTCAATATTCACATAAAAGGACAAATAGTGAACAAGATACTACAAAACCCGCCAAAGAACGTGATGCAAGGATTTAtatcttcaagaaatatgaAAAGACTAAACCTAAAAAAGTTAGTGAGGATTCTGACGAAGAATAATCACTGAAAATATATGTAAACTAACCATTAATGTAACGCCTAATCATTATTGAATTTTATCGAATATTTATGCATATGCTTATATAGAATAGCATCTAGGTTGGATACATCGTAATGAAATCCGCTTCATTGTATATTTGCTTATCTATTGGATCGATTACTTCTGTTTCACCCAATTCTATTGCCTTAATATCAACGAGATATTTGGCTAGTCTTTTTAATCTTTTTGCTTCGTATATATTTCCATTTGGTAGCATAATTGGGTCATCAAATAGTTGTGATTGCGTGTGATGAGCAAACGGTAGACTTTCTGCAATAGGCGCAAATGTCTTGTCACAAACTGGACAGCTATTTTGAAGTACCTCCTCTTCAACTTTCTTATCAACCAGTGGACTACTCGATTTGGCAACCCTTCTATGATGAAGACATTCCCTAGTTTTTAACGTAGAAATACCAAGTGataaataaatcaaaagtGGATCATTTTGGGAGATACCATATAAGGAATAATAAtccttcaaaaataattcattAAGTAGTCCCCATCTTTTATCATCTAGAAGCAGCATATATTTCTCGAAATCTGTATTTTGACTCAAATTCATGTAACTCAGATCTACAGGTTTTACATGTTGTTGCTCCACAATCTTTGGCTttttatgaaaaaaatatttgtagGCTCTTATTTCATTCTCTAAAGGATTCCCATCGTCCTTGGTAAGAATTGCGCTCCTTTCGCTAGCTTTTGCCTTCATGATCTCTTTACAGTAGTTAATTGACAATAATAGTCCAGAGGCATGTGTCAACTCATTGAAATTAGTATTCACAAACTTAAGTAGGTAATCCTGAAAACACTTGATAGCCTCTTCATATTCGGATGCCTTCAGCaattcaatatattgttgaaaTCTGGCTTCAAATTCGAGTCGTGAtccattcttcttcaaatacgATTTACTATCATTTATCCAATCCAGTAAAGGCCTTAAATCATGATTGTCCACCAAAGCCGTTGATATTCTATTACCTGTAAGTAAAATATCAGTGTCCAACAAATCCTGTATGCCTTCTTGCTCTAAAAAGGTTACCCCT encodes:
- the LYS12 gene encoding homoisocitrate dehydrogenase (CAGL0G02585g~Homo-isocitrate dehydrogenase), which produces MLRGSATRLTAMRGFSSTRLAQKALTIGLIPGDGIGKEVIPAGKQILEKVGPKFDLDFKFIDLHAGWETFQNTGKALPDETVEVLRRDCQGALFGAVQSPTTKVEGYSSPIVALRKAMGLFANVRPVKAVEGTNDRPVDMVIVRENTEDLYIKIEKTYTDPATGTRVAEATKRISEVATRRIATIALDIALQRLQSRGHATLTVTHKSNVLSQSDGLFREICKDVYESNKDKYGKIQYNEQIVDSMVYRMFREPECFDVVVAPNLYGDILSDGAAALVGSLGVVPSANVGPEIVIGEPCHGSAPDIAGRGIANPIATIRSTALMLEFLGYPEAAQPIYKAVDSNIRENQIKTPDLGGKSTTQQVVDDILSKI
- the PRK1 gene encoding serine/threonine protein kinase PRK1 (CAGL0G02607g~Ortholog(s) have protein serine/threonine kinase activity), with the protein product MNQPELDRINVGTQLTVGTHSVKILKYLTSGGFAQIYAVEILSMGLFNGSNVACLKRVKVPDKLSLNILRAEVDAMKLLANNKHVVSYIDSHATRSPTNDGTYEVFLLMEYCEGGGLIDFMNTRLQNRLTEPEILDIMSQTTQGIAVMHALVPPLLHRDIKIENVLLSKGGIYKVCDFGSVSGVIRPPRNQQELLYVQHDIMKNTTAQYRCPEMLDLYRGLPIDEKADIWALGVFLYKLCYYTTPFEKLGEPAILHARFQFPSFPNYSDRLKNLIKSMLREHPSDRPNVCQVLEEVSRMQNVPCPIRNFYLLRAMEKVKLSTEIDYPQLQLQKLRNAQADNLSNPMIKPMPIAQRPTFSGNGMVNNNRTLPTVMVSNNVIGNGSQVWDNSKPPEPQPIPQSRSFVKSSTLIGAPLSKSWGHNEFNFGSISNSPSVFQGAIVPAANQLQNKDSSHQPKPSGMMKKNEQLQVTSTFASSPNTRTRTNSQGSSLYIPTSSEYRTRHVHTGDNNSLKSSKLDSDKLDIAVQRSPSSRSDGSDFRLPLNPNSEKRKSIQLRVQHLLDNMSSNEVKKSAQGYGKYTDELSSTGTNIPKVTPDSPVLADLIDFNDVPTIRIPSDKNQLSKSGKIKPAPPPKPKKLRSNKKISTLSALRLEPKQNDRITSDATDVLMHLNVDDLEEDFKRRFPSAV
- the BMT5 gene encoding 25S rRNA (uracil2634-N3)-methyltransferase (CAGL0G02629g~Ortholog(s) have rRNA (uridine-N3-)-methyltransferase activity, role in rRNA base methylation and nucleolus localization), yielding MARRLKGKGGAKGLKAALLNHKANVQQNKVLKKKTENKIKQKTQLNKNQKKQQQNSVEKSFIPFEKNETLMLVGEGDFSFARSIIEESYILPENLIVTSYDNSYNELKLKYPHSFEENFKFLVDNNVKILYQVDATKLIKSLKLSKHTPWSKLMGPSWKFKYLQNIMFNFPHTGKGVKDQDRNIRDHQELLFGFFDSAKQLYSLVNSNKKNLEVGQTMGYNLSNNHDAKSNITEEGYGRIILSLFTGEPYDSWSIKILAKNNGLQLERSNKFQWENFPQYSHKRTNSEQDTTKPAKERDARIYIFKKYEKTKPKKVSEDSDEE
- the FYV10 gene encoding glucose-induced degradation complex subunit FYV10 (CAGL0G02651g~Ortholog(s) have ubiquitin-protein transferase activity and role in negative regulation of apoptotic process, negative regulation of gluconeogenesis, proteasome-mediated ubiquitin-dependent protein catabolic process), yielding MAETTSLINEPDVDFHLKLNQHSFNIPYEQLQRNSRYLNRLIEKEIDELNSHYERLNIALGSGNIEGDKKALQELKDIIRSVEIFEKRLQKRVNEEVPILKRLEVRINFFKELENAKQQVADITPLMEWYLKFTNILIGDYLTRHTTSNSSPELGLPGVTFLEQEGIQDLLDTDILLTGNRISTALVDNHDLRPLLDWINDSKSYLKKNGSRLEFEARFQQYIELLKASEYEEAIKCFQDYLLKFVNTNFNELTHASGLLLSINYCKEIMKAKASERSAILTKDDGNPLENEIRAYKYFFHKKPKIVEQQHVKPVDLSYMNLSQNTDFEKYMLLLDDKRWGLLNELFLKDYYSLYGISQNDPLLIYLSLGISTLKTRECLHHRRVAKSSSPLVDKKVEEEVLQNSCPVCDKTFAPIAESLPFAHHTQSQLFDDPIMLPNGNIYEAKRLKRLAKYLVDIKAIELGETEVIDPIDKQIYNEADFITMYPT